The DNA window ATGTCGCCCGCGCGCTGGCCGACGCGCCCACGCCGCCGCTGCTGGTGACCACGCCGGTGCATCTGCGCGCGCTGGTCGAGTCCGGCGTGGACCTGCCGCCGCTGGCCGGGGTGGTCTCGGCCACCGCGCCCTTGCCGGTGGAGCTGGCCGTCGCCGCCGAGGCGCGTTACCGCTGCGAAGTGCGCGAGGTGTTCGGTTCCACCGAGACCTGCGTGTTCGCGCGCCGCCGCACCGCGCGCGAAACCGCGTGGACGCCGTTGCCCGGCGTGCGCGTGTCGCCGCAGCCGGACGGCACCGCCGTGCATGCGCCGCACCTGCCCGAGCCGGTGGTGCTGGCCGACCTGATGGAGGTCGACGCCGACGGCCGCTTCGTCCTGCGCGGGCGCAGCGCCGATCTGTTGGAAATCGCCGGCAAGCGCGCCTCGCTCGGCGATCTCACCCGCAAACTGCTGGCGATCGAGGGCGTGCGCGACGGCGCGGTGTTCCAGCTCGACGCCGCCGACGCGTTCGGCGTGCGCCGCATCGCCGCTCTGGTGGTCGCTCCGGATCTGGACGAAGCGACGATCCTGCAGGCGCTGCGGCAAAGCATCGATCCGGTGTTCCTGCCGCGTCCGCTGCGCCGGGTCGCGGCCTTGCCGCGCAACGAGACCGGCAAGCTGCCGCGCAGCGCGTTGGAAGCGATGCTGCACGCCGCCGGTTGAGCGATGCGGCGGCCGGCCGTCGCTTCGCCGATTCGATTCGAGCGGCGCATGTGGCGGATGAGCGGGTGAACATAGCCGTTCAGTGCGGATCATTGGGTGCGTTTCCTGCACCGCGCGCACTTCGCGACCGACGGTCGCAACCGGCCGCCGACCGGCGAGGTCGAGGCGCGAATAGCGCGGTTCGCAAAATCGCCGAGCCAGTCGCGGGCGCGCGGCCGCTTCGTTGCCGCCGACGCTCCCGGGGCGGCGGAAACCCGTCCGCAGGTCGGCCGAAACCGACCGTTCGCGCGGCCCTCGCGAACGGCTGCGCACCGATCTTCACGACGCGAAAACACCTTGTTTTCGCGGTTACTGTGCTTCACGCGACACTGATATCGCTCTGACGCAACCATCACGGTGCGCGATTCAGACTGCGAGCGTCCCCTTTGAAAGGGACGACGGCGGCGCTGCCGCCGCCTCGCGCATCACCCGTGAATCGCTAGGAGAACGCACATGCTCGGTATCATCATTTGGCTGGTCGTAGGCGGTGTCATCGGCTGGATCGCCAGCATGATCATGAGGACCGACGGTCAGCAGGGTATCTTCCTCAACATCATCGTCGGCATCGTCGGCGCGTTCCTCGGCGGTTGGCTGGGCGGCGTGCTCGGCATCGGTTCGGGCACCATCAACAGCGGCGCTTTCAGCCTCTCGGGCCTGTTGCTGTCGCTGGTCGGCGCGGTGGTGCTGCTGGCCATCGTCAATCTGTTCCGCCGCGGTCGCGTGCGCTGACGCGCCGCGTTGCCGCAACGAAAAAAGCCCGGCTTCGGCCGGGCTTTTTCGTTGCGGCGGGGATTGGGGATTAGAGATTCGTCAAAGCAAGAGCGATCTCGCTCTTTCGAATCCCGAAGCTCTAATCCCGGCTTTTTACCAATCCCGAATCCCTAATCCCCGCTCAAAGCCACCCACGCCGGCGCATGATCGCTGGGGCGGTCCCAGGTGCGCGGTTCGCGGTCGATGCCGGAGGCGACGCAGCGGGCGCGCAGGGCGTCGGAGACCAGGTTGAGGTCGATGCGCAGGCCGAGGTTGCGGCGGAAGCCGGCCTGGCGGTAGTCCCACCACGAGAACTGGCCTTCGTCTTGGTTGTGCAGGCGGTAGCCGTCGTGCAGGCCGAGCGCGAACAGGCGGCGCAGCGCGTCGCGTTCGGCGGTCGAGGTCAGGATGTGGTCGTCGTTCCACACCGCCGGGTCGTGGGTGTCGCGCGCTTCCGGGGCGATGTTGAAGTCGCCGAGCACGATCATGTCCGGGTAGCGCTGCAGTTCCTGCTGCAGCCAGGCGTGCACGGCATCGAGCCAGCGCAGCTTGTAGGCGTACTTCTCGGTGCCCACGTCCTGGCCGTTGACCACGTACAGGTTGACGATGCGCAGGCCGCCGACGGTGGCGGCGATGACGCGCTTTTGCTCGTCCTCGAAACCGGGGATGCCGACCTGCACGTCCTCGGCGCTGTCGCGCGAGAGGATGGCCACGCCGTTGTAGGTCTTCTGCCCGGCGAACACGCTGCGATAGCCGGCCTCGGCCAGGGCGGTGTCGGGGAAGCGGTTGTCTTCGAGCTTGGTTTCCTGCAGCGCGACGATGTCCGGCGCGAAGCCGGCCAGCCACTGTTGCAGGTGCGGCAAGCGCA is part of the Lysobacter firmicutimachus genome and encodes:
- the xth gene encoding exodeoxyribonuclease III; translated protein: MKIVSWNVNSLNVRLPHLQQWLAGFAPDIVALQETKLEDNRFPDTALAEAGYRSVFAGQKTYNGVAILSRDSAEDVQVGIPGFEDEQKRVIAATVGGLRIVNLYVVNGQDVGTEKYAYKLRWLDAVHAWLQQELQRYPDMIVLGDFNIAPEARDTHDPAVWNDDHILTSTAERDALRRLFALGLHDGYRLHNQDEGQFSWWDYRQAGFRRNLGLRIDLNLVSDALRARCVASGIDREPRTWDRPSDHAPAWVALSGD
- a CDS encoding AMP-binding protein translates to MSAVVDSSLVALSQDAAPRECQTFAFVAGDAASALAFGRDGAIDRARFQAEVRALAASLPAARHAVNLCEDRYRFLVALCAVAVRGQVNLLPSSRAPAVIDDVLGRYPDSYCLGDLALDPLPPRYVRLDAELARADAAPALQADASALLAIGFTSGSTGQPKPNPKTWSAFRTSTAQNLAALHDLLREDGTTCVVATVPPQHMYGMEMSVLLPLLGPVAVHAGRPFFPDDVARALADAPTPPLLVTTPVHLRALVESGVDLPPLAGVVSATAPLPVELAVAAEARYRCEVREVFGSTETCVFARRRTARETAWTPLPGVRVSPQPDGTAVHAPHLPEPVVLADLMEVDADGRFVLRGRSADLLEIAGKRASLGDLTRKLLAIEGVRDGAVFQLDAADAFGVRRIAALVVAPDLDEATILQALRQSIDPVFLPRPLRRVAALPRNETGKLPRSALEAMLHAAG
- a CDS encoding GlsB/YeaQ/YmgE family stress response membrane protein — translated: MLGIIIWLVVGGVIGWIASMIMRTDGQQGIFLNIIVGIVGAFLGGWLGGVLGIGSGTINSGAFSLSGLLLSLVGAVVLLAIVNLFRRGRVR